From Acidovorax sp. 1608163:
TCATTGCATCACCTACGGGGTCCACCGCGTACTCTCTGTCTGCTGGCGGCCCCATGCTTCACCCCTCTATTCCAGGCTGGGTGCTGGTTCCTATTGCCCCCCACACATTGTCCAATCGCCCCATTGTTCTATCTGACGCGACCGAGGTGGCGGTGGAAGTGGTGAGCGGACGCGATGTCAGCGCCAATTTTGATATGCAATCGCTGGCCTCGCTTCAGCACGGAGATCGCATCCTTGTGCGCAGGTCGGAGCATTGCGTGCGCTTTTTGCACCCGGTCGGCTGGAACTACTTTGCGACATTGAGGAAAAAGCTCCGCTGGAATGAGGGAGGGTCCTGACCATGTCACTCAAGCGGATGGTGCTGCGCGATTTTGTCATCGTGGAATCGCTTGAACTGGAGTTGCAAGAGGGATTTACCGTTCTGACAGGGGAGACCGGTGCAGGCAAATCCATCTTGGTGGATGCCTTGCAAATCGCCTTAGGCTCCCGGGCAGATGCCAGCGTAGTAAGAGAGCGCGCCACCAAGGCGGACATCTGTGCAGAATTTGACGTACCAGACCATTTGCGGCCGTGGCTAGAGCATTTGGGCATTGATGCCGACAGCACCGTTTTGTTGCGGCGCACGGTGGATACCCACGGTCGAAGTCGCGCCTGGATGAACGGCACACCCGTCACAGCCACCCAATTGCGGGCTTTGGGGGAGCAGTTGCTGGACATCCATGGGCAGCACGCGTGGCAGAGTTTGACCCGCCCCGAGTCTGTCCGTGGACTGCTGGACGCCTATGCCAACACAGATCCCAGTTTGACGGCAGCGCTCTGGGCACAGTGGCGGCAAGATCAAAAAGCTGTACAACAAGCGCACGAAGCGCAGGCTACGCTGCAACAGGAACGCGACCGCCTTCAGTGGCAAATTTCAGAACTGGACAAGCTCGCCCCGCAGCCCGATGAATGGGATGAGCTGGAGTCAACGCACAAACGCCTGTCCAACGCCCATGCATTGATCGAAGCCGCGCAGTCGGCCATTGACCTCTTGGAAGACGAAGACTCCGGTGTGCTGGCAGCGCTTTCCAGGTCTCATCTTCTGCTGCAAAATCAAGAGCATATCGAGGTCGATTTCAGCAGCATGGCCGACATACTGGCATCCAGCTTGGCCCAAGCTAGCGATGTTGCACACTCGTTGCAAAGCTATTTGCGGCGCACTGAGATTGATCCCACACGATTGGCAGAGCTGGATGCACGGATTTCGCAATGGCTCCAACTGGCCCGCAGGCACAAGCGCCCCCCGCGCGACCTACCGGCTCTGCTCAAGGACTGGAAAACTTCGCTGGCACAGTTGGACGCCTCCAGTGATCTCGCCGCTCTTGTGACCAAAGCGGATGCCAGCGGCAAGGCCTTTCACGCTGCGGCCAGGGCCTTGTCAGTGCAAAGAACCAAGGCGGCACCAAGGCTGTCTTTGGCGATCACCAAGGCCATGCAAGGGCTGGGCATGCAAGGTGGCAAATTTGAGGTGGAGTTGCGCAAACTGCACGAGCCGGCATCGCATGGATTGGACGAAGTGTCCTTCCTCGTCGCAGGTCATCCTGGCATGGCGCCCAAACCCATTGGAAAGGTCGCGTCTGGCGGGGAGCTATCGCGCATCTCGCTGGCCATTGCCGTGACCACCAGCCAGTTGGGCAAAGCACCCACTTTGATCTTCGATGAAGTAGATTCCGGAGTGGGCGGTGCCGTC
This genomic window contains:
- the recN gene encoding DNA repair protein RecN — translated: MSLKRMVLRDFVIVESLELELQEGFTVLTGETGAGKSILVDALQIALGSRADASVVRERATKADICAEFDVPDHLRPWLEHLGIDADSTVLLRRTVDTHGRSRAWMNGTPVTATQLRALGEQLLDIHGQHAWQSLTRPESVRGLLDAYANTDPSLTAALWAQWRQDQKAVQQAHEAQATLQQERDRLQWQISELDKLAPQPDEWDELESTHKRLSNAHALIEAAQSAIDLLEDEDSGVLAALSRSHLLLQNQEHIEVDFSSMADILASSLAQASDVAHSLQSYLRRTEIDPTRLAELDARISQWLQLARRHKRPPRDLPALLKDWKTSLAQLDASSDLAALVTKADASGKAFHAAARALSVQRTKAAPRLSLAITKAMQGLGMQGGKFEVELRKLHEPASHGLDEVSFLVAGHPGMAPKPIGKVASGGELSRISLAIAVTTSQLGKAPTLIFDEVDSGVGGAVAETVGRLMQKLGADRQVLAVTHLPQVAAYAHQHLQVSKLRSSTGTTSTVRHVTKEARTAEIARMLGGERSTATSLAHAAEMLQAANSECGETHGA